One genomic segment of Aquamicrobium sp. includes these proteins:
- the selA gene encoding L-seryl-tRNA(Sec) selenium transferase: protein MQGFRVLPSVDQFLVADTGKALVERHGRTAVLAAVRARLEAMRAAIRAGEDGGALAARLPDLVAGDLDAAARSALRPVLNLSGTVLHTNLGRAILAEAAIKAATEAMANPLALEFDLDGGGRGQRDDHLRGLLRELTGAEDATIVNNNAAAVLIALNTLAQGREAIVSRGELIEIGGAFRLPDIMARAGARLVEVGTTNRTHPRDYEGAIGSDTGVILKVHTSNYRIEGFTAEVPAPRLAQIAGKAGVPLLNDLGSGSLADLAAWGLRREPTVAEAVAEGADLVTFSGDKLLGGPQAGFIVGRRDLIAAIDRNPLKRAVRLDKIRIAALEATLRLYRDPDRLAERLPTLRHLARPQAEIAAQAARLAPLVDAALAPHGFTAAPCDCASQIGSGALPVDTIPSAGLRLTTAAGPGAGGDAPDRLAARLRALPQPVIGHIGGGALILDLRCLDRDADLLDALAAL, encoded by the coding sequence ATGCAGGGTTTCCGTGTCCTGCCGTCCGTCGACCAGTTCCTTGTCGCCGATACGGGCAAGGCGCTGGTCGAGCGGCATGGGCGGACGGCGGTGCTCGCCGCCGTCAGGGCCCGGCTCGAGGCGATGCGCGCCGCGATCCGCGCCGGCGAGGACGGCGGTGCGCTGGCGGCACGGCTGCCCGATCTCGTCGCCGGCGATCTCGACGCCGCCGCGCGCTCCGCCCTGCGTCCCGTGCTCAATCTCTCGGGCACCGTGCTGCACACCAATCTCGGCCGCGCCATCCTCGCCGAGGCGGCGATCAAGGCCGCGACAGAGGCGATGGCCAACCCGCTGGCGCTGGAGTTCGACCTCGACGGCGGCGGGCGCGGCCAGCGCGACGATCATCTGCGCGGGCTGCTGCGCGAGCTGACCGGAGCCGAGGACGCGACGATCGTCAACAACAACGCCGCCGCCGTGCTGATCGCGCTCAACACGCTGGCGCAGGGGCGCGAGGCCATCGTCTCGCGCGGCGAGCTGATCGAGATCGGCGGCGCCTTCCGCCTGCCCGACATCATGGCCCGCGCCGGCGCGCGCCTCGTCGAGGTCGGCACCACCAACCGCACCCATCCGCGCGACTACGAGGGCGCGATCGGCTCCGACACCGGCGTCATCCTCAAGGTCCATACCTCGAACTACCGCATCGAGGGCTTCACCGCCGAGGTGCCCGCGCCGCGACTGGCGCAGATCGCGGGCAAGGCAGGGGTGCCGCTTTTGAACGACCTCGGCTCCGGCTCGCTCGCCGATCTCGCGGCGTGGGGCCTGCGGCGCGAGCCCACAGTCGCCGAGGCGGTGGCCGAGGGCGCGGACCTCGTCACCTTCTCGGGCGACAAGCTGCTCGGCGGGCCGCAGGCGGGCTTCATCGTCGGGCGCAGGGATTTGATCGCCGCCATCGACAGGAACCCGCTCAAGCGGGCCGTCCGGCTCGACAAGATCCGCATCGCCGCGCTCGAGGCGACGCTGCGCCTCTACCGCGATCCCGACCGGCTGGCCGAGCGCCTGCCGACTCTGCGCCATCTCGCGCGCCCGCAAGCCGAGATCGCGGCGCAGGCGGCGCGGCTCGCGCCCCTCGTCGATGCGGCGCTGGCGCCGCACGGCTTCACCGCCGCGCCTTGCGACTGCGCCAGCCAGATCGGGTCGGGCGCGCTGCCCGTCGACACGATCCCGAGCGCGGGCCTGCGACTGACGACCGCCGCGGGTCCGGGAGCCGGCGGCGACGCGCCGGACAGGCTTGCGGCACGGCTGCGCGCGCTGCCGCAACCGGTGATCGGCCATATAGGCGGCGGGGCGCTGATCCTCGACCTGCGCTGCCTCGACAGGGACGCGGACCTTCTCGACGCGCTCGCCGCGCTATGA
- a CDS encoding formate dehydrogenase subunit gamma → MGERRRIHSAPGDRIESRKPVLVNRYRGITRLNHWVTAACMIVLLLSGLAFFHPSLFWLTGLFGGGQTTRWLHPIVGVALFFSFLLLFLQMWRLNLPRREDVDWSLNIGEVLKGNEEKLPELGKYNAGQKLVFWAMAVLILVMIASGVMIWEQYIPLWRDYAPVLASIPARRIAVAVHATAAFLSILVFILHVYAAIWTRGTIRAMTRGTVTGGWAWRHHRKWLRELAGRADRDPAQ, encoded by the coding sequence ATGGGCGAGCGCAGACGCATCCATTCGGCGCCCGGCGACAGGATCGAGTCCCGCAAGCCGGTGCTCGTCAACCGCTATCGAGGCATCACCCGGCTGAACCACTGGGTCACGGCGGCGTGCATGATCGTGCTCCTGCTGTCGGGCCTCGCCTTCTTCCACCCCTCGCTCTTCTGGCTGACCGGCCTGTTCGGCGGCGGCCAGACCACGCGCTGGCTGCACCCCATCGTCGGCGTCGCCCTGTTCTTCAGCTTCCTGCTGCTGTTCCTGCAGATGTGGAGGCTGAACCTGCCCCGGCGCGAGGACGTCGACTGGTCGCTGAACATCGGCGAGGTGCTGAAGGGCAACGAGGAGAAGCTGCCCGAGCTCGGCAAGTACAATGCCGGGCAGAAGCTCGTCTTCTGGGCGATGGCGGTGCTGATCCTGGTGATGATCGCCAGCGGGGTGATGATCTGGGAGCAGTATATCCCGCTGTGGCGCGACTACGCGCCCGTCCTCGCCTCGATCCCGGCGCGGCGGATCGCGGTCGCGGTCCACGCCACCGCCGCCTTCCTGTCGATCCTCGTCTTCATCCTGCATGTCTATGCGGCGATCTGGACGCGCGGGACGATCCGGGCGATGACGCGCGGCACCGTCACCGGCGGCTGGGCCTGGCGCCATCACCGCAAATGGCTGCGCGAACTGGCTGGACGCGCGGACAGGGACCCGGCACAATAA
- a CDS encoding GGDEF domain-containing protein: MPHLDFLTLYIVIFLISLTMTVVWAGFAYTYRPHSAARHWLAACVLSLVGGVVLSVQGNEGSLVPAIVGNVIIIFGFSQFWIGLRRFRNMDGGQLRAVGLTVLAALAMVAMHDNDRGRAMVYSAGQATVMLVCIVHLLRNRIPGIGTAIALTAFAVAMLGQLMVVGSNWAVLSGALDFPVYYSLASYALLCTIFSATVWNLGFAMMTIDKLVQNLSRLSQTDELTGLANRRAFNAGLEAARRRSEATGLCHCVILADLNDFKALNDRFGHGAGDRALGAFGGLLRACAGGNAVVARLGGDEFCILLPETTIDQAGEITAAIRARIAATPVELPGAGRVVLSASIGAAAETEARSAGVDLLSLADRRLYADKARHKSARPDTADRKLVLVS; encoded by the coding sequence ATGCCGCATCTCGATTTCCTGACGCTCTACATCGTCATCTTTCTCATCTCCCTTACCATGACGGTGGTGTGGGCCGGCTTCGCCTACACCTATCGCCCGCACAGCGCCGCACGGCACTGGCTGGCTGCCTGCGTGCTGTCGCTGGTCGGCGGCGTCGTGCTTTCCGTCCAGGGCAACGAGGGCTCGCTCGTTCCCGCCATCGTCGGCAACGTCATCATCATCTTCGGCTTCTCCCAGTTCTGGATCGGCCTGCGGCGCTTCCGGAACATGGACGGAGGCCAGCTCCGGGCCGTCGGCCTCACGGTGCTCGCCGCGCTGGCGATGGTGGCGATGCACGACAACGACCGGGGGCGGGCGATGGTCTATTCCGCCGGCCAGGCGACGGTGATGCTGGTCTGCATCGTCCACCTCCTGCGCAACCGTATCCCCGGCATCGGCACGGCCATCGCCCTGACCGCCTTCGCGGTGGCGATGTTAGGCCAGCTCATGGTGGTGGGCTCGAACTGGGCGGTCCTGTCCGGCGCGCTCGATTTCCCGGTCTACTATTCGCTGGCGTCCTACGCGCTCCTGTGCACCATTTTCAGCGCCACGGTGTGGAACCTCGGCTTTGCGATGATGACCATCGACAAGCTCGTCCAGAATTTGAGCCGGCTGTCGCAGACCGACGAGCTGACCGGCCTCGCCAACCGCCGCGCGTTCAATGCCGGGCTGGAGGCGGCCCGGCGCAGGAGCGAGGCGACCGGCCTTTGCCATTGCGTGATCCTCGCCGACTTGAACGACTTCAAGGCGCTCAACGACAGGTTCGGGCACGGCGCGGGTGACCGGGCCCTCGGCGCCTTCGGCGGGCTGCTGCGCGCATGCGCGGGCGGCAACGCCGTGGTGGCGCGCCTCGGCGGCGACGAATTCTGCATCCTGCTGCCCGAGACGACCATCGACCAGGCCGGGGAAATCACGGCGGCGATCCGGGCCCGCATCGCCGCGACGCCGGTCGAGCTGCCGGGCGCCGGGCGCGTCGTCCTTTCCGCGAGCATCGGCGCCGCTGCCGAGACCGAGGCCCGCTCGGCGGGCGTCGACCTGCTGTCGCTCGCCGACAGGCGCCTCTACGCCGACAAGGCGCGGCACAAATCCGCCCGGCCGGACACGGCGGACCGCAAGCTCGTGCTCGTCTCGTAG
- a CDS encoding CHAT domain-containing protein: MRLSLLRTGLVLSTALALPLLIASPGAAQPADSAAAVAEMEALFQQGDAARIDAELFPRMQELLALLDPADPAKGDLLVERLMDVKGMLGDGAAQDELAALYEKRARDAHGENSEPHLKARIRSAFSLMQAGRGEEGYPRLREALLASARTDHHVFTIRQYMEAANLFHANGMNDQATQLFADGAQTQAAQADIKELADFYLAYAQFRTAVIDPQQHFVPLYTTATHLYARHYGNESRELIHANDKLATAMGDIGQYGTAVSLMQSNYDLALDVLGPDDTITWRLANNLADVLRGLGAPSRALEYDRVVLENRIRHYGQNHFNTLVSANNNGQNYLDLGDWDNARKLFTLCRDIVVATADETNLPVMEAWLDYTDLVSGVKPMDEAAVARMDALITDADYPAILSLKAANLLADHFAKVGDGERRMKHLEQAYNIAGSEMTTTHPLTFAGRIAIANAKAETDTKAAAAEFAAIDSEMLAWVYLQVFYAGNRDVADTTRAMADDMLYHYGRLAELDASVVPAFADASRRWPSLSTVDADNLLKIERLIDADDTESADLLRQVSRQSRIARELFASGGEQDLAFTFVEALRELEGRLNSRVVERYELTPDKLSAPLPAAADLLAPGEVLVQYFITRQWRSDRETADPLADTRLYAIVSRAGAAPVLRHLGDPRQIVAGGTTTQMASLRSTRSSGERGAVPLTIARSTFSDLHERLIAPLAADLEGAGTVFVIPDGQLFAVPFSMLSDAEGRLLEERFEMRFLTRPEALYRPSSGQTLAEGGRAVLAGGIDYSRGDERGAEPLPGTLREVEAIAGILKSDRLSIDTLTAGEVSEAALRERMEGATIAHLATHGAYRSARAGGASDVDTLWQSEVILSGSGDRHAMARDEADGRLYAFELMSWDLRALELLVLSACETGRGEETFVGGLRGLPTAIDIAGARRSLLTLWPVADDGTAEFMVRYYEYLIEGRTWSEALRQTRRDAIGGELPAASSPLVWGAFVLFEN, encoded by the coding sequence ATGCGTCTTTCTCTCCTTCGCACCGGCCTCGTCCTCTCCACCGCTCTCGCCCTTCCCCTCCTCATTGCCTCGCCCGGCGCCGCCCAGCCGGCGGACAGCGCCGCCGCCGTCGCCGAGATGGAGGCGCTCTTCCAGCAGGGTGACGCCGCCCGCATCGATGCTGAGCTCTTCCCGCGGATGCAGGAGCTGCTTGCGCTGCTCGATCCCGCCGATCCGGCGAAAGGAGACCTGCTGGTCGAGCGGCTGATGGACGTCAAGGGCATGCTCGGCGACGGGGCAGCGCAGGACGAGCTCGCCGCGCTCTACGAGAAACGCGCCCGCGACGCGCATGGCGAGAACAGCGAGCCGCATCTGAAGGCGCGCATCCGCAGCGCCTTCAGCCTGATGCAGGCCGGACGCGGCGAGGAGGGCTATCCCCGGCTGCGCGAGGCGCTTCTCGCCAGCGCCCGCACGGACCATCACGTCTTCACCATCCGCCAGTACATGGAGGCGGCGAACCTCTTTCACGCCAACGGCATGAACGATCAGGCGACGCAGCTCTTCGCCGACGGCGCGCAGACGCAGGCCGCGCAGGCCGACATCAAGGAGCTGGCCGACTTCTACCTCGCCTATGCCCAGTTCCGCACGGCGGTGATCGACCCGCAGCAGCACTTCGTGCCGCTCTACACCACCGCCACCCATCTCTACGCGCGCCATTACGGCAACGAATCGCGCGAGCTGATCCATGCCAACGACAAGCTGGCGACGGCGATGGGCGACATCGGCCAGTACGGCACCGCCGTCAGCCTGATGCAGAGCAATTACGATCTCGCGCTCGACGTTCTCGGCCCCGACGACACCATCACATGGCGTCTGGCCAACAACCTCGCCGACGTGCTGCGCGGCCTCGGCGCGCCGTCGCGCGCGCTGGAATACGACCGCGTGGTGCTGGAGAACCGCATCCGCCACTACGGGCAGAACCATTTCAACACGCTGGTCAGCGCCAACAACAACGGCCAGAATTACCTCGACCTCGGCGACTGGGACAACGCGCGCAAGCTGTTCACGCTCTGCCGCGACATCGTCGTGGCCACGGCCGACGAGACCAACCTGCCGGTCATGGAGGCGTGGCTGGACTACACCGACCTCGTCTCGGGCGTGAAGCCGATGGACGAGGCCGCCGTCGCGCGCATGGATGCGCTGATCACGGATGCCGACTATCCGGCGATCCTCAGCCTCAAGGCGGCCAACCTGCTCGCCGATCACTTCGCGAAAGTCGGCGACGGCGAGCGGCGGATGAAGCATCTCGAGCAGGCCTACAATATCGCCGGCAGCGAGATGACCACCACCCATCCGCTGACCTTCGCCGGCCGCATCGCCATCGCCAACGCCAAGGCCGAGACGGACACGAAGGCGGCCGCGGCGGAGTTCGCGGCGATCGACAGCGAAATGCTCGCCTGGGTCTACCTGCAGGTGTTCTATGCCGGCAACCGCGACGTCGCCGACACCACCCGCGCGATGGCCGACGACATGCTCTACCATTACGGCCGACTCGCCGAGCTCGACGCGTCGGTGGTGCCCGCCTTCGCCGACGCGTCACGCCGCTGGCCCTCGCTCTCCACCGTCGATGCCGACAACCTCTTGAAGATCGAGCGGCTGATCGACGCCGACGACACCGAGAGCGCGGATCTCCTGCGGCAGGTCTCCCGCCAGTCGCGCATCGCGCGCGAGCTGTTCGCGTCGGGCGGCGAGCAGGACCTCGCCTTCACCTTCGTCGAGGCGCTTCGGGAACTGGAAGGCCGGCTGAACAGCCGCGTCGTCGAGCGCTATGAACTGACGCCGGATAAGCTTTCCGCGCCGCTGCCGGCCGCCGCCGACCTGCTGGCGCCGGGCGAGGTGCTCGTCCAGTATTTCATCACCCGCCAGTGGCGCAGTGACCGCGAGACGGCAGACCCGCTGGCCGACACCCGCCTCTACGCCATCGTCTCGCGCGCCGGCGCGGCGCCCGTGCTGCGCCATCTCGGCGACCCGCGGCAGATCGTTGCCGGCGGCACGACGACCCAAATGGCGTCGCTGCGCTCCACCCGCTCCTCCGGCGAGCGCGGCGCCGTGCCGCTGACCATCGCCCGCAGCACCTTCTCCGACCTTCACGAGCGCCTGATCGCGCCTCTGGCGGCCGATCTCGAAGGAGCCGGGACCGTGTTCGTGATCCCCGACGGGCAGCTCTTCGCGGTGCCGTTCTCGATGCTGTCCGACGCCGAGGGGCGGCTGCTGGAGGAGCGTTTCGAGATGCGCTTCCTGACGCGGCCGGAAGCCCTCTACCGGCCGTCTTCCGGCCAGACGCTGGCGGAGGGCGGCCGCGCCGTGCTCGCCGGCGGCATCGACTACAGCCGCGGCGACGAGCGCGGCGCGGAGCCGCTGCCCGGCACGCTGCGCGAGGTCGAGGCGATCGCCGGCATCCTGAAGAGCGACCGGCTTTCCATCGACACGCTGACGGCCGGCGAGGTCAGCGAGGCGGCGCTGCGCGAGCGGATGGAGGGCGCGACCATCGCGCATCTCGCCACCCACGGCGCCTATCGCAGCGCCCGGGCGGGCGGGGCCAGCGATGTCGACACGCTGTGGCAGAGCGAGGTGATCCTGTCGGGCTCAGGCGACCGGCACGCGATGGCGCGCGACGAGGCCGACGGGCGGCTCTACGCCTTCGAGCTGATGAGCTGGGACCTGAGGGCGCTGGAGCTGCTGGTCCTGTCGGCCTGCGAGACCGGGCGGGGCGAGGAAACCTTCGTCGGCGGCCTGCGCGGCCTGCCGACGGCTATCGACATCGCCGGCGCACGGCGCTCTCTGCTGACGCTGTGGCCGGTGGCCGACGACGGCACCGCCGAGTTCATGGTGCGCTACTACGAATATCTGATCGAAGGGCGGACCTGGTCCGAGGCGCTGCGCCAGACGCGGCGCGACGCCATCGGCGGCGAGCTTCCCGCAGCAAGCAGCCCGCTGGTCTGGGGCGCCTTCGTCCTGTTCGAGAACTGA
- a CDS encoding ankyrin repeat domain-containing protein: MLRRIVFCLLLAMPSAAGAQIAPSPAEIAAYRDLHKAAHAGDAEEVRRLAAAGADVNARDGHGRTPAHVAAFASHDAALRALAEAGADMNALDSQAYDVVTIAAVADDPELMSLAIDLGNDAGLTTSPYRGTALIAAAHLGRVEVVRRLVAAGAPLDHVNNLGWTALMETVVLGDGGGDHRQVVGLLLEAGADRTIGDRDGVLPLAHARARGYSEIAALLESGG, encoded by the coding sequence ATGCTGCGCCGGATCGTCTTTTGCCTGCTGCTCGCCATGCCGTCCGCGGCCGGGGCGCAGATCGCGCCGTCGCCGGCCGAGATCGCCGCCTATCGGGACCTTCACAAGGCCGCCCACGCGGGCGACGCCGAGGAGGTCCGCCGCCTCGCCGCCGCCGGCGCGGATGTGAACGCGCGCGACGGGCACGGCCGCACGCCGGCCCATGTCGCCGCCTTCGCCTCCCATGACGCGGCGCTGCGGGCGCTGGCCGAGGCGGGCGCGGACATGAACGCGCTGGACAGCCAGGCCTACGACGTCGTCACCATCGCCGCCGTCGCCGACGATCCGGAGCTGATGTCGCTCGCCATCGACCTCGGCAACGATGCCGGGCTGACGACGAGCCCCTATCGCGGCACCGCCCTGATCGCCGCGGCGCATCTCGGCCGGGTCGAGGTCGTTCGCCGGCTGGTCGCGGCCGGCGCGCCGCTCGATCACGTCAACAATCTCGGCTGGACCGCGCTCATGGAAACCGTGGTCCTGGGCGACGGCGGCGGCGATCACCGGCAGGTGGTGGGGCTGCTGCTCGAAGCCGGCGCGGACCGGACCATCGGCGACCGCGACGGGGTGCTTCCCCTCGCCCATGCCCGCGCACGCGGCTATTCGGAAATCGCGGCCCTGCTGGAAAGCGGCGGCTGA
- the selB gene encoding selenocysteine-specific translation elongation factor → MIVGTAGHIDHGKTALVKALTGTDADRLAEEKARGITIDLGFAYADLGGGAVTGFVDVPGHERLIHTMLAGAGGIDFALLVVAADDGVMPQTREHLAILDLLGIGRGIVALTKADLAGSERRAEVTEQICAALAATGLCDAPMIAVSSLTGEGMEELRAALIAAEAATVQPETAGPLRFAVDRSFTLAGAGTVVTGMVLAGRVAVDDIVTVSPSGLTARVRGLHAQNRKAREGRAGQRCALNLAGDGVTREAIHRGDMVLAPALHAPTDRIDAELDVLASEPRPVGTWFPARLHSHAVEVGARIVPLGEQPAPGGRGFVQLVLDRPIAATVGDRFILRDTSASRTIGGGRFLDLRPPARKRRTPERLASLAAARAADPAGALAGLSAVGPVELPAFLRDRGLDAEAGPALVAGAEVETVGQLALSRPTLCALRAGLVATLEAFHADNPDHAGIGREKLRLSLSPRLPKEAFATFLRGEATAGRAVLDGSFVRLPGHEVKLSPADEALWHRILPRLSGEERFRTPRVRDLADELGADEREVRRVLRLTQKLGRTDQIRHDHFFTRQTTREMVAIIEAVAAAGEGGWFTAPAFRDRVQNGRKVAIEILEFFDRLGVTLRRGDLRRINPHRADLFGAGE, encoded by the coding sequence ATGATCGTCGGCACGGCCGGGCATATCGACCACGGCAAGACGGCGCTGGTGAAGGCGCTGACCGGCACCGACGCCGACCGCCTCGCCGAGGAGAAGGCGCGCGGCATCACCATCGACCTCGGCTTCGCCTATGCCGATCTCGGCGGCGGCGCCGTCACCGGCTTCGTCGACGTGCCGGGGCACGAGCGGCTGATCCACACCATGCTGGCCGGCGCGGGCGGCATCGACTTCGCGCTGCTGGTGGTCGCCGCCGACGACGGGGTGATGCCGCAGACGCGCGAGCATCTGGCGATCCTCGATCTTCTCGGCATCGGGCGCGGCATCGTCGCCCTGACCAAGGCCGATCTCGCCGGGTCCGAACGTCGCGCCGAGGTGACGGAGCAAATCTGCGCCGCGCTGGCGGCGACCGGCCTGTGCGACGCCCCGATGATCGCGGTCTCGTCGCTGACCGGCGAGGGGATGGAGGAACTGCGCGCCGCCCTGATCGCCGCCGAGGCCGCGACGGTGCAGCCCGAGACGGCGGGGCCGCTCCGCTTCGCCGTCGACCGCAGCTTCACCCTCGCCGGCGCGGGCACCGTGGTCACGGGCATGGTGCTTGCCGGGAGGGTGGCGGTGGACGACATCGTCACCGTCAGCCCCTCCGGCCTGACGGCGCGGGTGCGTGGCCTCCACGCGCAGAACCGCAAGGCTCGCGAGGGCCGGGCCGGGCAGCGCTGCGCGCTCAACCTTGCCGGCGACGGCGTCACCAGAGAGGCGATCCATCGGGGCGACATGGTGCTGGCTCCTGCCCTTCATGCGCCCACCGACCGGATCGACGCCGAGCTCGACGTGCTTGCCTCCGAGCCGAGGCCGGTCGGCACATGGTTTCCGGCGCGGTTGCACAGCCATGCGGTCGAGGTCGGCGCGCGGATCGTGCCGCTCGGGGAGCAGCCAGCGCCGGGCGGACGCGGCTTCGTGCAGCTCGTGCTCGACCGCCCCATTGCCGCGACGGTCGGCGACCGCTTCATCCTGCGCGACACCTCGGCCAGCCGCACCATCGGCGGCGGCCGGTTCCTCGATTTGCGGCCCCCGGCGCGCAAGCGCCGCACGCCCGAGCGTCTCGCCTCGCTCGCCGCGGCGCGTGCCGCCGATCCGGCCGGGGCGCTCGCCGGGCTGTCGGCGGTCGGGCCGGTGGAGCTGCCGGCCTTCCTGCGCGACCGTGGCCTGGACGCCGAGGCAGGGCCGGCGCTCGTCGCCGGCGCGGAGGTCGAGACCGTCGGCCAGCTCGCGCTGTCGCGGCCCACCCTCTGCGCGCTGCGCGCCGGGCTCGTCGCGACGCTGGAAGCCTTCCACGCCGACAACCCCGACCATGCCGGGATCGGCCGCGAGAAACTGCGCCTTTCCCTGTCGCCGCGCCTGCCGAAGGAGGCGTTCGCGACCTTCCTGCGCGGCGAGGCCACAGCCGGCCGCGCGGTGCTCGACGGCTCCTTCGTCCGCCTGCCCGGCCACGAGGTGAAGCTTTCGCCCGCGGACGAGGCGCTCTGGCATCGCATCCTGCCCCGGCTCTCGGGCGAGGAGCGGTTCCGCACGCCGCGCGTGCGCGACCTCGCCGACGAGCTCGGCGCGGACGAGCGCGAGGTGCGGCGCGTGCTGCGGCTGACGCAGAAGCTCGGGCGGACCGACCAGATCCGGCACGATCATTTCTTCACCCGCCAGACCACGCGCGAGATGGTGGCGATCATCGAGGCCGTCGCGGCGGCGGGCGAAGGCGGCTGGTTCACCGCCCCGGCCTTTCGCGACCGGGTGCAGAACGGCCGCAAGGTCGCCATCGAGATCCTTGAATTCTTCGACCGGCTCGGCGTGACCTTGCGCCGCGGCGACCTGCGCCGCATAAATCCGCATCGCGCCGACCTGTTCGGAGCCGGTGAATAG
- a CDS encoding GlxA family transcriptional regulator, translating to MTSIRPSDPGDRDLSGTLHRSSEEGPVRADGIGEQAVGARKLRVGFILLDQFTLAGFAGFVEALRLAADDGGRSRQIYASWSIMTEKGLPCRASCGAVIGDPDDLKDPHGFDYIAVCGGNGNLSTRTQSPALLDYLRAARAANVCLIGVCNGTFTIARAGLIGARTVCINWNSFDAFRAKFPAVRTRTDHLFIDEGDLITCAGSTAAIDLGTYLISRHCGEHRARQVVRHMLLQQMRPARLPQPHFFSELLETDDVRVRQAVHLMEQRLDSPPSIDALARYVGVSDRQLGRLFRKATGLSTKTFLLHLRLRYARWLLLNSSYSVMQIAFNCGFADASHFSREFRALFFETPRDVRKCSAEKSTH from the coding sequence ATGACAAGCATCCGCCCGTCCGACCCAGGCGATCGCGATCTGTCCGGCACCCTGCATCGAAGCTCGGAGGAAGGCCCGGTCCGGGCCGACGGGATTGGCGAGCAGGCTGTCGGGGCAAGGAAGCTGCGTGTCGGATTCATCCTCCTCGACCAGTTCACGCTGGCGGGCTTCGCCGGTTTCGTCGAGGCCTTGCGCCTCGCGGCCGACGACGGCGGCCGCAGCCGGCAGATCTATGCCTCATGGTCGATCATGACCGAGAAGGGCCTGCCTTGCCGCGCCAGCTGCGGAGCGGTCATCGGCGACCCCGACGATCTGAAGGACCCGCACGGCTTCGACTACATCGCCGTGTGCGGCGGCAACGGGAACCTCAGCACCAGAACGCAGTCGCCGGCCCTGCTCGATTATCTGCGCGCCGCCCGCGCCGCCAATGTCTGCCTGATCGGGGTGTGCAACGGCACGTTCACGATCGCGCGGGCCGGGTTGATCGGCGCGCGTACCGTCTGCATCAACTGGAACAGCTTCGATGCGTTCCGGGCGAAGTTCCCCGCGGTCCGCACCCGCACCGACCATCTCTTCATCGACGAGGGCGACCTCATCACCTGCGCCGGCTCGACCGCGGCCATCGACCTCGGCACCTACCTGATCTCGCGCCACTGCGGCGAGCACCGGGCGCGCCAGGTCGTGCGCCACATGCTCCTGCAGCAGATGCGCCCGGCCCGGCTGCCGCAGCCGCATTTCTTCTCGGAGCTCCTGGAGACCGACGACGTGCGCGTGCGCCAGGCCGTGCATCTGATGGAGCAGCGCCTCGACTCGCCGCCGTCGATCGACGCGCTGGCCCGCTATGTCGGCGTCAGCGACCGGCAGCTCGGGCGCCTGTTCCGCAAGGCGACGGGGCTCAGCACCAAGACCTTCCTCTTGCATCTGCGCCTGCGCTACGCGCGCTGGCTGCTGCTCAACTCATCCTATTCCGTGATGCAGATCGCCTTCAATTGCGGCTTTGCCGATGCGTCGCATTTTTCCCGCGAGTTCCGCGCGCTGTTCTTCGAAACGCCGCGGGACGTGCGCAAATGTTCGGCGGAGAAGTCGACGCACTGA
- the fdhE gene encoding formate dehydrogenase accessory protein FdhE, whose product MAETLQPDPSLIGGVPEAPLALLPDPVGLFQTRRKRFAFLAETSELAPYLTFLAGLSALQARLAVTLPPVTPPSPERLRTAAAGAMPPIDRAALADDPALTATLAALCEGAAALAMPEPARLALSAVQAAGEADRRWLLGNILADVVPQDSIAPHLFAAAAVQVHLARLAATLDAGKLVPVGVGACPACGGRPVTSSVMSAPGIESVRYAACACCATQWNEVRVKCLACGSTKGISYRSAETHDATVKAETCRECSSWVKIFYRVRNPSLDPVVDDVGSLGLDMLMKDTGFRRAGFNPFLVGY is encoded by the coding sequence ATGGCCGAGACGCTACAACCCGACCCGTCCCTCATCGGCGGCGTGCCCGAGGCGCCGCTGGCGCTCCTCCCCGATCCGGTCGGGCTTTTCCAGACCCGCAGGAAGCGCTTCGCCTTTCTCGCCGAGACCAGCGAGCTCGCCCCGTACCTCACGTTCCTCGCCGGGCTTTCCGCGCTTCAGGCGCGGCTCGCCGTCACCCTGCCGCCCGTGACCCCGCCGTCGCCCGAACGGCTGCGCACCGCGGCGGCCGGCGCGATGCCGCCCATCGACCGGGCCGCACTGGCGGACGATCCGGCGCTCACTGCGACGCTCGCAGCGCTGTGCGAGGGCGCGGCCGCGCTCGCCATGCCCGAGCCGGCGCGCCTCGCGCTCTCGGCAGTGCAGGCGGCGGGCGAGGCCGACCGGCGCTGGCTGCTCGGCAACATCCTCGCCGACGTCGTGCCGCAGGACAGCATCGCGCCGCATCTCTTCGCGGCGGCGGCGGTGCAGGTCCATCTGGCGCGGCTCGCCGCCACGCTCGATGCAGGAAAGCTGGTTCCCGTAGGGGTCGGCGCCTGCCCCGCCTGCGGCGGCCGGCCCGTCACCTCCTCGGTGATGAGCGCGCCGGGGATCGAGAGCGTCCGCTACGCCGCCTGCGCCTGCTGCGCGACGCAGTGGAACGAGGTGCGGGTCAAGTGCCTCGCCTGCGGTTCGACCAAGGGCATCAGCTACCGCTCGGCCGAAACCCACGACGCCACCGTCAAGGCCGAGACCTGCCGGGAATGCTCCTCCTGGGTCAAGATCTTCTACCGGGTCAGGAACCCCAGCCTCGACCCGGTCGTCGACGATGTCGGCAGCCTCGGCCTCGACATGCTGATGAAGGACACCGGGTTTCGCCGCGCGGGTTTCAACCCGTTCCTCGTGGGGTACTGA